A window from Zingiber officinale cultivar Zhangliang chromosome 7A, Zo_v1.1, whole genome shotgun sequence encodes these proteins:
- the LOC122001802 gene encoding HVA22-like protein f isoform X2, with translation MLLYPLYASMRAIESPSPVDDQQWLTYWVIYSLITLFELSSWKVLHWFPLWPYVKLVFCLWLVLPMFNGAAYIYEDHVRRYFRLGRYVSQKYPAQQRVVQMASLDARKSVEQFIDTYGPQSLERVVKAAEREARKH, from the exons ATGCTGCTTTATCCTCT ATATGCGTCAATGCGCGCAATCGAGAGCCCTTCTCCGGTGGATGACCAGCAGTGGCTGACCTACTGGGTGATCTATTCACTCATAACTCTCTTTGAGCTCTCCTCCTGGAAAGTGTTGCACTG GTTTCCTCTTTGGCCCTACGTGAAGCTTGTGTTCTGCTTGTGGCTGGTGCTCCCTATGTTCAATGGAGCAGCCTACATTTACGAAGACCATGTTCGAAGGTACTTCAGATTGGGGAGATATGTAAGCCAAAAGTATCCCGCGCAGCAAAGAGTTGTGCAAATGGCAAGCCTAGATGCTAGGAAATCGGTCGAACAGTTTATCGACACCTATGGGCCGCAAAGTTTGGAACGAGTCGTCAAAGCA GCTGAAAGGGAAGCAAGGAAACACTAA
- the LOC122001802 gene encoding HVA22-like protein f isoform X1 produces the protein MGVLVAAAKHLDTLIGPAVMLLYPLYASMRAIESPSPVDDQQWLTYWVIYSLITLFELSSWKVLHWFPLWPYVKLVFCLWLVLPMFNGAAYIYEDHVRRYFRLGRYVSQKYPAQQRVVQMASLDARKSVEQFIDTYGPQSLERVVKAAEREARKH, from the exons ATGGGTGTCCTAGTTGCTGCAGCTAAGCATCTCGACACATTAATCGG CCCAGCAGTGATGCTGCTTTATCCTCT ATATGCGTCAATGCGCGCAATCGAGAGCCCTTCTCCGGTGGATGACCAGCAGTGGCTGACCTACTGGGTGATCTATTCACTCATAACTCTCTTTGAGCTCTCCTCCTGGAAAGTGTTGCACTG GTTTCCTCTTTGGCCCTACGTGAAGCTTGTGTTCTGCTTGTGGCTGGTGCTCCCTATGTTCAATGGAGCAGCCTACATTTACGAAGACCATGTTCGAAGGTACTTCAGATTGGGGAGATATGTAAGCCAAAAGTATCCCGCGCAGCAAAGAGTTGTGCAAATGGCAAGCCTAGATGCTAGGAAATCGGTCGAACAGTTTATCGACACCTATGGGCCGCAAAGTTTGGAACGAGTCGTCAAAGCA GCTGAAAGGGAAGCAAGGAAACACTAA